One genomic window of Mesoplodon densirostris isolate mMesDen1 chromosome 14, mMesDen1 primary haplotype, whole genome shotgun sequence includes the following:
- the ITPRIPL1 gene encoding inositol 1,4,5-trisphosphate receptor-interacting protein-like 1: MAVISLLFLAVMYVVHHPLMVSDRMDLDTLARSRQLEKRMSEEMRQLELEFEERKRAAEEKQKAENFWRGDTSSDQLVLGQKDRGWPFQADGQEGPLGWMLGNLWNAGLFCFFLIFELLRQNMQHEPAFDSSSDEEAEEVRVVPVTSYNWLTDFPTTEVLESFHKQHIQNVTRDLPCTCEFVESFVDDLIKACQVLSRQEAHPQLEDCLGIGAAFEKWGTLHETQKFDILVPIVPPQGTMFVLEMRDLALGRRCGCVLVESECVCKREKLLGDVLCLVHHHRDHSALLGKCNSSIKAALCTGSYLDVCKTVQWFRNMVGNAWALVAHKYDFKLSLPPSTTSCKLRLDYRSGRFLSIRLVLGVQREDTLVYLVSQAPDQEQLTSVDWPESFAACEHLFLKLVGRFAPENTCHLKCLQIILSLRDLQSLPQGASCPILTSYHFKTALMHLLLQLPLTDWQHGMLSQRLQDILWFLGQGLQRRSLHHFLIGNTFLPLTIPVPKTFRNAEPVNLFQHLVLNPMAHSQAVEEFHNLLTQVKALPCASLAGAH, encoded by the coding sequence ATGGCTGTGATAAGCCTTCTGTTCTTGGCAGTGATGTATGTTGTGCACCACCCCTTGATGGTCAGTGACCGGATGGACCTGGACACACTAGCCAGAAGTCGGCAGCTGGAGAAGCGGATGAGCGAGGAGATGCGCCAGTTAGAACTAGAGTTTGAAGAGAGGAAGCGAGCAGCTGAGGAGAAGCAGAAGGCAGAGAACTTCTGGAGAGGAGACACATCCAGTGACCAGTTAGTGCTGGGGCAGAAAGACAGGGGGTGGCCGTTCCAGGCGGATGGCCAGGAGGGGCCGCTGGGCTGGATGCTGGGAAACCTGTGGAACGCTGGcctcttttgcttttttctcatctttgagCTCCTGCGACAGAACATGCAGCACGAGCCGGCCTTTGATTCCAGCAGCGATGAGGAGGCGGAGGAGGTCCGTGTCGTGCCTGTCACCTCCTACAACTGGCTTACCGACTTCCCCACGACGGAGGTCCTGGAATCCTTTCACAAACAACACATCCAGAACGTCACCCGGGACCTGCCCTGCACCTGTGAGTTCGTGGAGAGCTTTGTGGACGACCTCATCAAGGCCTGTCAGGTGCTCAGCCGCCAGGAGGCTCACCCACAGTTGGAGGACTGCCTGGGCATCGGGGCTGCCTTTGAGAAATGGGGAACCCTCCACGAGACCCAGAAATTTGACATCCTGGTGCCCATTGTTCCCCCCCAGGGCACTATGTTTGTGCTGGAGATGAGGGATCTGGCCCTAGGCCGCCGCTGTGGCTGTGTGCTGGTCGAGTCGGAATGCGTGTGCAAGCGCGAGAAGCTTCTGGGGGACGTGTTGTGCCTGGTGCACCACCACAGGGACCACTCAGCCCTCCTGGGCAAGTGTAACAGCTCCATCAAGGCGGCTCTCTGCACCGGCTCCTACCTGGATGTGTGTAAGACCGTGCAGTGGTTCCGGAACATGGTGGGCAATGCCTGGGCCCTCGTGGCCCATAAGTATGACTTCAAGCTCAGCCTGCCGCCGTCCACCACCTCCTGCAAACTCAGGCTGGACTACCGCTCAGGCCGCTTTCTCTCAATCCGCCTGGTCCTGGGTGTGCAACGGGAAGACACCTTGGTCTACCTGGTGAGTCAGGCCCCTGACCAGGAACAGCTCACCAGCGTGGACTGGCCCGAGTCCTTTGCAGCCTGTGAGCACTTGTTCCTAAAGCTGGTCGGGCGTTTTGCTCCCGAGAACACCTGTCACCTCAAGTGCCTCCAGATCATTTTGAGTCTCCGGGACCTTCAGAGTTTACCCCAGGGAGCATCCTGCCCCATCCTCACCTCTTACCACTTCAAAACAGCCCTCATGCAcctgctgctgcagctgccccTAACAGACTGGCAGCATGGCATGCTCTCCCAGCGGCTCCAGGACATCCTCTGGTTCTTGGGCCAAGGCCTCCAGAGAAGGTCTCTCCATCATTTCCTCATTGGTAACACCTTCCTGCCCCTGACCATCCCTGTCCCTAAGACATTTCGGAATGCTGAGCCCGTCAATCTCTTCCAACACCTGGTGCTAAACCCCATGGCACATTCACAGGCAGTGGAAGAGTTCCACAACCTCCTGACCCAGGTGAAAGCTCTGCCCTGTGCCTCGCTGGCTGGGGCACATTAA